GCCCTCCTGAAAAGCTACTATTGGTCCACACGTTACAACTGCAGCTCCTTTAAGAACCAGAGTGGCCCCTTCTCCTACTGTTTCCATGCCTCCAATGAAGCCTGGAAAAACCTCTCCTCTTCCCTCCAACTTGCAGCGAGGCTCCACGACATCCTTGACCGGTATTATCCTAACGCTCTCGCCCGGCCGGGCCAGATCCAACTCCACAGAGTCAAAGCGAGGATCGTTGGCAACATAATCAATGGCTTCATCTTTATTAACGAACAATACACCATCGTTGACCTCGGTCTTTTCACCCCACTTTACGTCCGCAATCGAAACCTCTCTTAGCTCCAGCCTCACATTGGTATCCCCCTTCTTGATTTTGTAGGCTTTTTTAAAAGTATATATTCATAAAGCTTATTTGTTATTGGTAGATTGAACTAAAAACCCCTCCCACATATTTTATTTTTGTGCTATTGCACATATAATTTTAGTCGAAAGAAGGTGATTACTTTGTTGGAAAGGTTTGCTCAAATCATATGTGAGACCACATGGAAGATTATTGGCTATGAGGTAATAATCACCGACCCAAAAGCAGTAATCATTGGCTCCAGCAACCCAGAGAGGATAGGAACAATACATCAACCATCGATTGAAGCCATGAAGTTAAAGCAAGAAATTTTCACAGATGAAATTGAGGCCACGAATTGGCCAGGGGTCAAACCTGGAGTTACATTGCCCATCTCTTTGGGAGGAGAAGTCGTAGGATCCATAGCCATAGCGGGAAATCACAAGGAAGTTGCTAAATACGGGCATTTAGTTCAAAAACACGCAGAGATATTCCTTCATGAACAAGTCCTCACCGAATCTAGCCTTGCAAGGGAAAGGGCCTTAAGTGATTTGGTATCTCTTTTGGCGTCTTTCAGACCATCAGAAGACGATCCTTCGGTGATACTTGTTAGAGGAAAGGAGCTTGGCTTCAACTTAAATAAACCAAGGATATGCCTGGCCATAGAATTGAACAACCCTAACACAGGGGAAACGGGGGAAATGGTCACGTTTAACACTGTAAGAAACACGATACTGCCCATCCTACGAAACGAATTCAATGATCCGGAGGATATAGTGGCTCACATAGGGGAGGTGCGCTTCTCTGTGATAAAAAGCCTCCCTTCCAGGATAGTTGAAGATCCCAAAACGATGCAAGACAAATTCATTGAAGCTTATCAAGCTCTGCAGAGAAACCTCGACAAGTATTCATACAAGGTTTACGTTGGAATAGGAAATCTTGCCAAGGGAGTGGAAGCCCTTCACGAATCATATAAAAACTCATGGAAAGCCATAAACATAGCCTCCGACAAAGCCTTAGGCATATATTCCATTGGCAGCTATAGGATCGAAGAACTCCTGTCTACTGTGAATAAAAGCGATGCCAAGAGCTTCGTATCCCAAACCCTAGGCGATCTAGAAAAGCTAAGTGATTGGAATGAGATAAGAAGAACCTTTATGGCCTGGATAGAAAATCCATTCAACCCCAGGATAGTATCCAAGAAACTCAACATCCACAGGAACACACTGAATTACAGGCTGGACAAGATAAAGAAGACATCCCACCTGAATCCCCGAAATTTTAAAGATGCTTTCTGTTTGTTTTTGGCTATAACCATGCAGTCCAACAAAAACATATAATTTGACATGAAATACAGCAGAAAGACAGCCACCACGTTTTATGTTATATTTCCACTATGCCGGATTACGCAGATTTTCTTTTCAAATTAAGAAATAAAAAAATCCTAGGAGTGAACCCTCCCGTCAGAGACTTTGCCTTCTTTGATCTCTGGGCAAAACCCTTGGGTCTTTTGTACCTTCTAGATGAACTTAGAACTTTAGGTAACCATGTAGAGCTCATCGATTGCATCTTTGAGGCAAAAGACAAGCCAAAGAGATTCGGAAGATATATACCCAGAAAAACACTAATTCCTAAACCTGATGTATACAAAGCAGTTCCCAGAAAATATTATCATTTTGGACTCAATGAAGATGAATTTGCAAAAAGACTGAAGGAAACGGAAAAACCCGATTTAGTCTTAGTTACCTCTGTAATGACCTATTGGTACCCCGGTGTGATATGGGCCATAAAACTTATCAAAAAAATATTCCCCCACACACCTGTACTGCTAGGGGGCATCTATCCCAGGTTGTGCTCAACTCACGCAAAGCTCTCCGGGGCGGACATGATTCAAACTCAACCTTTATTCTTAAAGTTCGAAAAACCTGCAATGGACCTATATACAAATCCCCATTATGGGGTAACCCTTACCTCTATAGGATGCCCCTTAAGGTGCAATTACTGCGCCTCTTCGATACTCTGGCCTGAACACAGAAAAAGAAACATACAAAAGATAATAAAAGAAATACAGTGGCAGTTGAGCTTGGGCAACATAGAAGATGTGGCATTCTATGATGATGCGCTTCTGGTAGGCAAGAAAGAGCACTTCTATCCCCTTTGTGATAACCTAATAAGCGACCTACCCCCGTTAAGGTACCACACTCCTAATGGACTTCACGTAAAACTCATTGATAAAACCTGTGCTCGCTACCTGAAAAAAACTGGTTTTAAAACCATAAGACTGAGCCTGGAAGGTATAGATGAAAACACACTACGAGCAAGTTCTTACAAAGCTGACGAAGTGTCCTTCGCTCAAGCAGTAGAAAACTTATTGGAAGCCGGGTTTACCAGAGAGGAGTTAGAAACGTACATACTCATCGGAGTACCTGGACAAACACTAGGTGATATAGAGAAAACTATCGCTTTTGCACATTCGCTGGGGGTGAAGGTTAAGACTGCTCAATTTTCGCCCATTCCTGGCACACCACTGTTTGAGAAAGCATCAGACATGGAACCCCAAATAAGGAAGGAACCTTTATTACACAATAATACTGTATTCTGCACATATGTATCCAAACTCATGACCCCGGAAGAACTCCAATACATAAAAAACTTAGCTCACAATAGCATTTAAAAAAACACATGAAGCAAAGGGGACAAGGAATATTCCTTGTCCCCTTTGTCTTATTCAAATGGCGCGCCGGACAGGATTCGAACCCGTAACCTTCGGATCCGTAGTCCGATGCTCTATCCAGTTGAGCTACCGGCGCGCGTACTTGCTTTAACTGGCGGTGGGACAGGGATTCGAACCCTGGAGGGAGGTTTCAGCCCCCCTACTCGCTTAGCAGGCGAGTGCCTTCAGCCTCTCGGCCACCCCACCACAACCATTTATCATGCGCGGTCTATTCTATGCATCACAGGCCCCTCTGTCAAGAATCAGAAGAGGCATTTTCTTCAGCATTGTCATTTGATGGCTTGTTATCATCAGAAGAAACCTCAACCGGCGGATTAAAGTACCCCTCGTCAACTATTTGAATGTCAGCCTTCTCCAATAGGCTTGAAAGATACTCTTGCTCTGCTTGCTGTCTCTTCTCGTTGGTTATGATATTTTTTACGTCTCCGCTCACTTCATCGTAGGATAATACCTTTGCTGGATTGTATTTTTTCTTCATCAACACAAGGTAATCCTCTTCACCTATTTTCTGGGGACCACCTATTTCCCCCAGCTTCAAATCCGCAAAGGCCTTCAAGTTCTCTGAAGCAAAGTCACTAGAAGAAACGAAAGCTGTCTTTCCCTCTTCCGTAGAACTTATCAAGCTTCCTTTGACCTCAGCCAAGGCTTCATTCCAACCAGTTCCCTCTGCAACCAGTTCTTTGAACTTTTTAGCATCATTCTCATCTTTGAACCTCGCATATGAGACATCATACCCTTCTGGCTGCTTGAAAAAGTAGTCTTTGGTTTTCTCATAGAAATCCTTGGCCTCTTCATCTGATACCTCTACATTGGCCGTAGACTCCTGAATCAACTTTTGCTGGGCAAGCCTTTCGCGGAGTTCTTTTTTGAGATCCTCCATTTTGATGTTGTTGTCATTCATGTAGGCCATGAAAGCTTCTTTGGTCGGGAAGCTCTTCTCTATGTTCTTTATCGCTTCTTCTACTTCTTGTTCGTCAACTACAATCTTTTTGGCTTTAACTTCCTTCTGAAGCTCCTTGTATATAGCTATGTTGTTAAGTACACTCTTTCTCATTTCCGCTATATGCTTGGGATCTAATTCCTCAAAATTCATGTTCTCCGCCGCGTTTCTAATCGCTGTGTCTATCTGGGAGCGCATGACTTTTTGACCATCAACTTTTGCTACCACATAGTCGCCTTGAGCATCGGACCTGCTTCTACTAGTTCCTCTCGAAATATACATGGTCACCAAAGACAATACAAAAACTACAACTATAACCAGCATTATGCTTTTAGTTTTCGTCCTCAACGAGCGCATTAGCACTATCAATCGTCCTCCTTCTTATCTGTTGCGTCGGCTTCTCTTTCAAGCCGCATCTAATGATAAGTAGATATCCCTAAGCTGTCAAAGAATATATTTCTCTAAATCTCTGCAAAAGTCCTTCCTGACTTTATTTCTACCTTGAGTGGAACATCAAGGTTAACTACTTTCTCCATACTCTCCCTGAGGATTCCTTCAACTTCGCTCGCAATCCTCTCGCTACATTCGCACACCAAAGAATCGTGGACCTGAAGCACCAAGAAAGCATCCTTCGAATAGTTCCTAAGGGCCTCATCAACTCTTATCATGGCCAATTTAGCTATATCAGCGGCAGTACCTTGGATGGGAGTGTTTATGGCAACTCTCTCCAAGGCGTTCCCTCCTCTTTCCCCAATGGTTCCTACCTCATTTAAAGGTCGTATCCTTCCAAAAAGCGTTCTGGTCGTTCCCTCGCTTTTGGCCCTGGCAGCGCTATCCTCAAGATAACCCTTTACGTTTGGGAAAGAATCAAAGTATCTCTTTATCAATTCCCCTGCTTCTTTTCTGCTAATTCCCAGCCTTTTGGCAAGACCATACTCTCCCATACCGTACAGCAGGCCAAAATTAACCATTTTCGCCAAGCGTCTTTGCTCTTCAGAAGGAACACCACTGTTTTCTCCAAATATCCATCGGGCTGTTTCGCTGTGTATGTCTCTTCCTTTCTCGAAGGCCTCAATAAGTTTCTCCTCTTTTGAGAGGTGCGCCAACACTCTCAACTCTATTTGAGAATAATCTCCCGCAATGAAAACCCCATCGTCAAAATGAGGGACTAAGGACTTTCTGAAGGTCTCCGCCCATTTGCCATACATAGGAAGATTTTGCAAATTTGGATCCCTACTGCTTAAACGCCCCGTTCCTGTGGAAGTTTGTTCCAATGTTGTGTGTACACATCCTGTACTATCATCGACACTCTTAATAAGCGGTTGAACAAACCCACTAAGCATCTTCGTTAGTTCTCTATATTCCAGCACCAAAGCAGGCACCCTTCTATCTAAGATGCTCATGGATGCCAAAGCTTCTAAAACCTCGCTATCCGTGGAGTACCCAGTCTTCGTTTTCTTTATGGGGGGATATTTCATGTGTTCAAAAAGAAGCCAGCTCATCTGTTTAGGCGAATTTAGGTTTACAGGGCAACCAGCTACGGCCTCTATCTCTTCATTTATTTCTTGCAACCTGCGAGTCAGCTCTGCCTCCAATTTGACAAGTTGTGGAACCTCAACCTTAATCCCCTTTTTTTCCATATCTGCCAGAACTGGAGATAAAGGGAGCTCTATCCTATGAAACACCTCTTGTAGCCCCAAGGATTCGATGGAGTCTTTTCCTTCTTTATAGAACGCCAAAAGCCTGGAAGCGTTTTCCTCGTTGGACAGTCGCTTATCTACTATCGTGGGAGGTCTATCAGGGTGCAACAGATATGAAGCTATTTTTACATCCCAAACGTGATCGCGCAAATCTCTAGCACTATCTAAAGCACAACACAGCTCCTTATATCCCCATAAAACCAGTGTCTTTCCTGTAGCATCTTCCCGCAAAACCTTAACTACACTACAGAAATCTTCGCCACTACCACTCCAAACCTCACCAGCATCAGAACACATAGTAACGTTTTTTATTTGAAATTTCTGAGGATAAGTTCCATCTCCCTCCCAGTAAATGCCAACGACATCGTTCTTCACTAATTGTTCAATAGGGGTAACGGTAAAAACCGATTCAGATGACCTATCCTTCGATTTCATTTCTTCACTCTTCACGTTCATGCTTTTGGAGAGCCTCTCGGCCAATTTTCTCATCTCAAGCCCATGTAATAACTCAAAAAGCTCGGGTTTGGGCTTTCTCACCTCTATGTCCTCTATTTTCAAAGGATTACTAAGTCTCAACCTCACGAGGTCCCTAGACATGAAGACCTGTTCTTTTTGCTCTTTCAGTTTCTCACTTATAGAAGGTTTGATCTCATCTATCGATTCATATATGCCTTCCAGGGTTTTGTACTCTTTCAAAAGAGCTCTAGCTGTCTTATCACCAATTCCTCTAACCCCTGGAATGTTGTCAACCTTGTCTCCCACCAAGGCTAGGTAATCAGGGAAAGAAGTCGGAGGGAAACCATACTCCTCAATAAAAACTCGTTCATCATATTCCTTGAAAGTGCTAACTCCTTTATTAGGTCTTATGACCTTTATTCCTTCCCCAAGTATCTGAAAAATATCTTTGTCTGCTGTAAGGATAATGACTTTGTAACCTAATTTGGAAGCCTCCAAGGCTGTGGCAGCTATCACATCATCGGCCTCCACACCTTCTTGCACAACAACTTTCAACCCCAAATAATCCGCAAGTTTTTTTATGTATGGCAGTTGTTCCTTGAACAACTCAGGAGTCGGTCTCCTGCCTTCTTTGTATTCCTTAAACGCTTCATGTCTGAACGTCGGAGCAGCTGCATCGAAGACTACGCCCACGAACCTAGGGGATACATCTTCCATGATCTTAACGAGCATGTTCGCAAATCCCAATACCGCATTGGTAGGAATCCCTTCTTTAGTGCTCAGCTCCGGCAAAGCATAGAAAGCCCTGTAAGCAAGGCCGTGACCATCCACAAGCAAAACTACATTTCCTTCCAATAAACTCACTCCTTTGCTATATTTACAAAGATATAATACTATCTTCGGGAAAGAAATCTACAGAACAAGTAGTAAAGCCAAACAATCTGAAGGGGTGGGTTACATGGAAGAAAAAGTAAGAGTTCGGTTTGCTCCAAGCCCCACTGGAGCTCTACATATTGGAGGAGCCCATACAGCGCTATTCAACTGGCTGTGGGCAAGAAAAAACAATGGTGTTTTCGTACTCAGGATAGAGGACACCGACAGAGAAAGGTCTACAAAGGAATTCGAGGAAACCATTCTAAAAGGAATGAAATGGTTAGGGCTTGATTGGGATGAAGGCCCAGACGTTGGAGGTCCCAAGGGCCCCTACAGACAATCAGAACGAAACGAAATATACCATGAATACGCAGAACAGCTTTTAAGAGAGGGCATGGCTTATAGAGAGGGGCCGGCCATAATATTCAAGGTTCCTCCTGGGTTGACCTTGGGCTTTGACGATATAGTATATGGCAGGATAGAAGTGCAAAGCGATACATTAAAGGATATAGTCTTGATTAAAAGCGATGGTTCTCCTACGTACAACTTCGCAGTTGTCGTGGACGATTACACTATGGGAATCAACTACGTAATCAGAGGCGAAGACCACATTTCCAATACGCCTAAACAGGTGCTGTTGTATCAAAGCTTGAATTGGCCGCTACCTAAATTCGCTCACCTTCCGATGATCTTGGGAAAAGACAAGAAAAAATTATCCAAAAGGCACGGCGCCACAAGTGTATATGAATACCGTAACATGGGATACCTGCCAGAAGGGCTTTTCAACTACTTTGCGCTCCTTGGGTGGTCCCCTGGGGATGACAGAGAGATATTTACGAAAGAAGAGGCCATAAAGATGTTTGACCTGAAAAGGGTTACCAAAAGGGCCGCGGTCTTCGACATGGAAAAGTTGAACCACATAAACCAAGCTCACATCAACCTATTGGATCCTTACAAGAGAGTGGAGCTGGTAATTCCCTTCTGGAAGGAACTAGGTTTAGATGTAGAACGTCACGATAAAGACTACCTAGCGAAGGCCTTGGAACTACTGGA
The DNA window shown above is from Thermovirga lienii DSM 17291 and carries:
- a CDS encoding transcriptional regulator, CdaR (PFAM: Putative sugar diacid recognition~COGs: COG3835 Sugar diacid utilization regulator~InterPro IPR008599~KEGG: aco:Amico_0355 transcriptional regulator, CdaR~PFAM: sugar diacid recognition domain protein~SPTR: Transcriptional regulator, CdaR); this translates as MLERFAQIICETTWKIIGYEVIITDPKAVIIGSSNPERIGTIHQPSIEAMKLKQEIFTDEIEATNWPGVKPGVTLPISLGGEVVGSIAIAGNHKEVAKYGHLVQKHAEIFLHEQVLTESSLARERALSDLVSLLASFRPSEDDPSVILVRGKELGFNLNKPRICLAIELNNPNTGETGEMVTFNTVRNTILPILRNEFNDPEDIVAHIGEVRFSVIKSLPSRIVEDPKTMQDKFIEAYQALQRNLDKYSYKVYVGIGNLAKGVEALHESYKNSWKAINIASDKALGIYSIGSYRIEELLSTVNKSDAKSFVSQTLGDLEKLSDWNEIRRTFMAWIENPFNPRIVSKKLNIHRNTLNYRLDKIKKTSHLNPRNFKDAFCLFLAITMQSNKNI
- a CDS encoding Radical SAM domain protein (PFAM: Radical SAM superfamily; B12 binding domain~COGs: COG1032 Fe-S oxidoreductase~InterPro IPR006638: IPR007197~KEGG: aco:Amico_0326 radical SAM domain protein~PFAM: Radical SAM domain protein~SMART: Elongator protein 3/MiaB/NifB~SPTR: Radical SAM domain protein); this encodes MPDYADFLFKLRNKKILGVNPPVRDFAFFDLWAKPLGLLYLLDELRTLGNHVELIDCIFEAKDKPKRFGRYIPRKTLIPKPDVYKAVPRKYYHFGLNEDEFAKRLKETEKPDLVLVTSVMTYWYPGVIWAIKLIKKIFPHTPVLLGGIYPRLCSTHAKLSGADMIQTQPLFLKFEKPAMDLYTNPHYGVTLTSIGCPLRCNYCASSILWPEHRKRNIQKIIKEIQWQLSLGNIEDVAFYDDALLVGKKEHFYPLCDNLISDLPPLRYHTPNGLHVKLIDKTCARYLKKTGFKTIRLSLEGIDENTLRASSYKADEVSFAQAVENLLEAGFTREELETYILIGVPGQTLGDIEKTIAFAHSLGVKVKTAQFSPIPGTPLFEKASDMEPQIRKEPLLHNNTVFCTYVSKLMTPEELQYIKNLAHNSI
- a CDS encoding hypothetical protein (PFAM: SurA N-terminal domain~KEGG: aco:Amico_1258 hypothetical protein~SPTR: Putative uncharacterized protein), encoding MLMRSLRTKTKSIMLVIVVVFVLSLVTMYISRGTSRSRSDAQGDYVVAKVDGQKVMRSQIDTAIRNAAENMNFEELDPKHIAEMRKSVLNNIAIYKELQKEVKAKKIVVDEQEVEEAIKNIEKSFPTKEAFMAYMNDNNIKMEDLKKELRERLAQQKLIQESTANVEVSDEEAKDFYEKTKDYFFKQPEGYDVSYARFKDENDAKKFKELVAEGTGWNEALAEVKGSLISSTEEGKTAFVSSSDFASENLKAFADLKLGEIGGPQKIGEEDYLVLMKKKYNPAKVLSYDEVSGDVKNIITNEKRQQAEQEYLSSLLEKADIQIVDEGYFNPPVEVSSDDNKPSNDNAEENASSDS
- a CDS encoding DNA polymerase I (PFAM: 5'-3' exonuclease, C-terminal SAM fold; DNA polymerase family A; 5'-3' exonuclease, N-terminal resolvase-like domain~TIGRFAM: DNA polymerase I~COGs: COG0749 DNA polymerase I - 3'-5' exonuclease and polymerase domains~InterProIPR019760: IPR002421: IPR008918: IPR001098: IPR 002298: IPR018320: IPR020046: IPR020047~KEGG: aco:Amico_1259 DNA polymerase I~PFAM: DNA-directed DNA polymerase; 5'-3' exonuclease, N-terminal resolvase-like domain; 5'-3' exonuclease, SAM-fold domain~PRIAM: DNA-directed DNA polymerase~SMART: 5'-3' exonuclease; Helix-hairpin-helix domain protein class 2; DNA-directed DNA polymerase~SPTR: DNA polymerase I;~TIGRFAM: DNA polymerase I); the encoded protein is MEGNVVLLVDGHGLAYRAFYALPELSTKEGIPTNAVLGFANMLVKIMEDVSPRFVGVVFDAAAPTFRHEAFKEYKEGRRPTPELFKEQLPYIKKLADYLGLKVVVQEGVEADDVIAATALEASKLGYKVIILTADKDIFQILGEGIKVIRPNKGVSTFKEYDERVFIEEYGFPPTSFPDYLALVGDKVDNIPGVRGIGDKTARALLKEYKTLEGIYESIDEIKPSISEKLKEQKEQVFMSRDLVRLRLSNPLKIEDIEVRKPKPELFELLHGLEMRKLAERLSKSMNVKSEEMKSKDRSSESVFTVTPIEQLVKNDVVGIYWEGDGTYPQKFQIKNVTMCSDAGEVWSGSGEDFCSVVKVLREDATGKTLVLWGYKELCCALDSARDLRDHVWDVKIASYLLHPDRPPTIVDKRLSNEENASRLLAFYKEGKDSIESLGLQEVFHRIELPLSPVLADMEKKGIKVEVPQLVKLEAELTRRLQEINEEIEAVAGCPVNLNSPKQMSWLLFEHMKYPPIKKTKTGYSTDSEVLEALASMSILDRRVPALVLEYRELTKMLSGFVQPLIKSVDDSTGCVHTTLEQTSTGTGRLSSRDPNLQNLPMYGKWAETFRKSLVPHFDDGVFIAGDYSQIELRVLAHLSKEEKLIEAFEKGRDIHSETARWIFGENSGVPSEEQRRLAKMVNFGLLYGMGEYGLAKRLGISRKEAGELIKRYFDSFPNVKGYLEDSAARAKSEGTTRTLFGRIRPLNEVGTIGERGGNALERVAINTPIQGTAADIAKLAMIRVDEALRNYSKDAFLVLQVHDSLVCECSERIASEVEGILRESMEKVVNLDVPLKVEIKSGRTFAEI
- a CDS encoding glutamyl-tRNA synthetase (PFAM: tRNA synthetases class I (E and Q), catalytic domain~TIGRFAM: glutamyl-tRNA synthetase, bacterial family~COGs: COG0008 Glutamyl- and glutaminyl-tRNA synthetase~InterPro IPR001412: IPR020060: IPR004527: IPR020058~KEGG: aco:Amico_1261 glutamyl-tRNA synthetase~PFAM: Glutamyl/glutaminyl-tRNA synthetase, class Ic, catalytic domain~SPTR: Glutamyl-tRNA synthetase;~TIGRFAM: glutamyl-tRNA synthetase), translating into MEEKVRVRFAPSPTGALHIGGAHTALFNWLWARKNNGVFVLRIEDTDRERSTKEFEETILKGMKWLGLDWDEGPDVGGPKGPYRQSERNEIYHEYAEQLLREGMAYREGPAIIFKVPPGLTLGFDDIVYGRIEVQSDTLKDIVLIKSDGSPTYNFAVVVDDYTMGINYVIRGEDHISNTPKQVLLYQSLNWPLPKFAHLPMILGKDKKKLSKRHGATSVYEYRNMGYLPEGLFNYFALLGWSPGDDREIFTKEEAIKMFDLKRVTKRAAVFDMEKLNHINQAHINLLDPYKRVELVIPFWKELGLDVERHDKDYLAKALELLEGRGQTLKEVAEYSDYLLDFEVVKKRYDASDLTETQKDIIKEFSRELVNIDEWDAFKMAEFAKNWAAQKGLKMKDIAMPLRWALTGRKVSPGIFEVAAFLGREETKSRLSYYGLL